A window of the Vespula vulgaris chromosome 6, iyVesVulg1.1, whole genome shotgun sequence genome harbors these coding sequences:
- the LOC127064609 gene encoding uncharacterized protein LOC127064609 isoform X3, with protein sequence MLSEYNDIEEDEEVIFEGNDLYEHLSALGYVDFETATVSKPLLTSQKKSIYMNTDIINDIGRNIYRYILDLKSWITQDCSLSKEQLHTILSAKTLLDDHAYTINSYTQKYFPSTPWKKMLRNLLVNGTIIASSAYLIFCKHKKALNIIITFCILYFTGYRNYKNLQAHKELKQLVLLQNEFYDLCNKGLKILRHGYKVKINSRKVEQPFHDLMGERLIYLQPIMENLIKCMEDLCQIYHHIICIMTAQFPKHVFNQFVITTFEDNAFKIHGEINYEALKQLYYTYALMQSELLYLLAIAYDTKTWSLTCDKISKANLIYITYKLNKQLIKYKNKLSLCINSYYNCKVEPVQYNFKGPVASKWQDVYLHLNLTSNKIQQAYERIISMINDIDTCTDDTSTNNEMIEKMTQKMDEMYKQIDTARNFAEFSSLLITKIKYKNSKMSYTKQDTKIQNVNENLPVIIDTEPEILDEVFEEYIKEEYLKPLYEEDEEILLQEYKLDKLLAKNFMSELKEALIDKHRTMSERESKALQRMYRNVINSANDLGSNNLRSSIPIPPPMPSLASNSISLRNNDSINYDHNNIFPIESSNTSNTEIFHTQTSSVNNIVKNFKYDKDANNESIIEDNKDSTVFRSLSLKQFQNPVIQFGLNMPPQLLSMNEEMFIGSGENSESDIEPEDDSIA encoded by the exons ATGTTAAGTGAATACAACGATattgaagaagatgaagaagtcATATTTGAG gGTAATGATTTGTATGAACATTTATCTGCATTGGGATATGTAGATTTTGAAACTGCAACAGTTTCTAAACCTTTACTAACATCACAAAAGAAATCTATCTATAtg aatactGACATTATCAATGATATaggtagaaatatttatagatatatattagatttaaAATCATGGATAACACAg GATTGCAGTTTATCCAAAGAACAATTGCACACTATTTTAAGTGCCAAAACACTTTTAGACGATCATGCATATACAATTAATAGTTATACACAAAAGTATTTTCCTTCTACACCATGGAA GAAAATGTTAAGGAATTTACTTGTTAATGGTACAATAATAGCTTCTTCTGCGTACTTAATATTCTGTAAACACAAAAAagctttaaatattataataacattttgtatattatatttcactGGTTATAGAAACTACAAAAATTTACAGGCacataaagaattaaaacaattagtattattacaaaatgaattttatgatttatgtaataaaggattaaaaattttgagaCATGGTTACAaggtaaaaattaattctaggAAAGTAGAGCAACCATTTCa TGATCTCATGGGAGAAAGATTAATATACCTACAACCAATaatggaaaatttaattaaatgtatgGAAGATCTTTGTCAAATTTACCatcatattatttgtattatgaCAGCACAATTTCCTAAACatgtttttaatcaatttgtaATAACAACATTTGAAGATAATGCGTTTAAAATACATGGAGAAATTAACTATGAAGCATTGAAG caattatattatacttatgcTCTTATGCAATCGGAACTATTATATCTACTGGCTATTGCATATGATACTAAAACGTGGTCTTTAACTTGTGATAAAATTTCCAAGGCAAACCtgatttatattacttataaattgaataaacaattgataaaatataagaataaattatctCTGTGTAtcaattcttattataattgtaaagtGGAACCagttcaatataattttaa gGGTCCAGTTGCATCAAAATGGCAAGACGTTTATTTACATTTGAATTTAACATCTAATAAGATTCAACAGGCATATGAACGTATAATATCAATGATTAATGATATTGATACGTGTACTGATGATACTTCAACCAATAAtgagatgatagaaaaaatgacGCAAAAAATGGATGAAATGTATAAGCAAATAGATACGGCTAGAAATTTCGCTGAATTTAGtagtttattaataacaaaaataaagtataaaaattcCAAAATGAGTTATACAAAACAAGATActaaaatacaaaatgtaaatgaaaactTGCCGGTAATAATTGATACAGAACCAGAAATACTTGATGAGGTGTttgaagaatatattaaagaagaatatttgaaaCCTTTgtatgaagaagatgaagagatCTTATTACAAGAATATAAATTGGACAAATTGTTGGCAAAGAATTTTATGAGTGAATTAAAGGAAGCTTTGATTGATAAGCATAGAACTATGTCAGAAAGAGAATCTAAAGCACTTCAACGTATGTACAGAAACGTAATAAATAGTGCAAATGATTTGGGGAGTAATAACTTAAGATCTTCAATACCTATACCACCTCCAATGCCTTCTTTGGCCAGTAATTCCATTTCGTTACGTAATAATGATTCCATTAATTACGATCACAATAACATTTTTCCCATAGAATCGTCAAATACATCGAATACCGAAATATTTCATACACAAACGTCAAgtgtaaataatatcgtaaaaaattttaaatatgataaagaTGCCAACAATGAATCAATAATTGAAGATAACAAAGATAGTACTGTCTTTAGATCATTGTCATTGAAACAGTTTCAAAATCCTGTTATACAATTTGGATTAAATATGCCTCCTCAATTGTTATCTATGAATGAAGAAATGTTTATAGGTAGTGGAGAAAATTCTGAAAGTGATATTGAACCAGAGGATGATTCAATTGCATAA
- the LOC127064609 gene encoding uncharacterized protein LOC127064609 isoform X2 produces the protein MLSEYNDIEEDEEVIFEGNDLYEHLSALGYVDFETATVSKPLLTSQKKSIYMDCSLSKEQLHTILSAKTLLDDHAYTINSYTQKYFPSTPWKYVFTFYHKYAYIYIISLCEQKFLFIDYRKMLRNLLVNGTIIASSAYLIFCKHKKALNIIITFCILYFTGYRNYKNLQAHKELKQLVLLQNEFYDLCNKGLKILRHGYKVKINSRKVEQPFHDLMGERLIYLQPIMENLIKCMEDLCQIYHHIICIMTAQFPKHVFNQFVITTFEDNAFKIHGEINYEALKQLYYTYALMQSELLYLLAIAYDTKTWSLTCDKISKANLIYITYKLNKQLIKYKNKLSLCINSYYNCKVEPVQYNFKGPVASKWQDVYLHLNLTSNKIQQAYERIISMINDIDTCTDDTSTNNEMIEKMTQKMDEMYKQIDTARNFAEFSSLLITKIKYKNSKMSYTKQDTKIQNVNENLPVIIDTEPEILDEVFEEYIKEEYLKPLYEEDEEILLQEYKLDKLLAKNFMSELKEALIDKHRTMSERESKALQRMYRNVINSANDLGSNNLRSSIPIPPPMPSLASNSISLRNNDSINYDHNNIFPIESSNTSNTEIFHTQTSSVNNIVKNFKYDKDANNESIIEDNKDSTVFRSLSLKQFQNPVIQFGLNMPPQLLSMNEEMFIGSGENSESDIEPEDDSIA, from the exons ATGTTAAGTGAATACAACGATattgaagaagatgaagaagtcATATTTGAG gGTAATGATTTGTATGAACATTTATCTGCATTGGGATATGTAGATTTTGAAACTGCAACAGTTTCTAAACCTTTACTAACATCACAAAAGAAATCTATCTATAtg GATTGCAGTTTATCCAAAGAACAATTGCACACTATTTTAAGTGCCAAAACACTTTTAGACGATCATGCATATACAATTAATAGTTATACACAAAAGTATTTTCCTTCTACACCATGGAAGTATGTTTTTACTTTCTATCATAAGTatgcttacatatatattatatcattatgtgaacagaaatttttatttattgattacaGGAAAATGTTAAGGAATTTACTTGTTAATGGTACAATAATAGCTTCTTCTGCGTACTTAATATTCTGTAAACACAAAAAagctttaaatattataataacattttgtatattatatttcactGGTTATAGAAACTACAAAAATTTACAGGCacataaagaattaaaacaattagtattattacaaaatgaattttatgatttatgtaataaaggattaaaaattttgagaCATGGTTACAaggtaaaaattaattctaggAAAGTAGAGCAACCATTTCa TGATCTCATGGGAGAAAGATTAATATACCTACAACCAATaatggaaaatttaattaaatgtatgGAAGATCTTTGTCAAATTTACCatcatattatttgtattatgaCAGCACAATTTCCTAAACatgtttttaatcaatttgtaATAACAACATTTGAAGATAATGCGTTTAAAATACATGGAGAAATTAACTATGAAGCATTGAAG caattatattatacttatgcTCTTATGCAATCGGAACTATTATATCTACTGGCTATTGCATATGATACTAAAACGTGGTCTTTAACTTGTGATAAAATTTCCAAGGCAAACCtgatttatattacttataaattgaataaacaattgataaaatataagaataaattatctCTGTGTAtcaattcttattataattgtaaagtGGAACCagttcaatataattttaa gGGTCCAGTTGCATCAAAATGGCAAGACGTTTATTTACATTTGAATTTAACATCTAATAAGATTCAACAGGCATATGAACGTATAATATCAATGATTAATGATATTGATACGTGTACTGATGATACTTCAACCAATAAtgagatgatagaaaaaatgacGCAAAAAATGGATGAAATGTATAAGCAAATAGATACGGCTAGAAATTTCGCTGAATTTAGtagtttattaataacaaaaataaagtataaaaattcCAAAATGAGTTATACAAAACAAGATActaaaatacaaaatgtaaatgaaaactTGCCGGTAATAATTGATACAGAACCAGAAATACTTGATGAGGTGTttgaagaatatattaaagaagaatatttgaaaCCTTTgtatgaagaagatgaagagatCTTATTACAAGAATATAAATTGGACAAATTGTTGGCAAAGAATTTTATGAGTGAATTAAAGGAAGCTTTGATTGATAAGCATAGAACTATGTCAGAAAGAGAATCTAAAGCACTTCAACGTATGTACAGAAACGTAATAAATAGTGCAAATGATTTGGGGAGTAATAACTTAAGATCTTCAATACCTATACCACCTCCAATGCCTTCTTTGGCCAGTAATTCCATTTCGTTACGTAATAATGATTCCATTAATTACGATCACAATAACATTTTTCCCATAGAATCGTCAAATACATCGAATACCGAAATATTTCATACACAAACGTCAAgtgtaaataatatcgtaaaaaattttaaatatgataaagaTGCCAACAATGAATCAATAATTGAAGATAACAAAGATAGTACTGTCTTTAGATCATTGTCATTGAAACAGTTTCAAAATCCTGTTATACAATTTGGATTAAATATGCCTCCTCAATTGTTATCTATGAATGAAGAAATGTTTATAGGTAGTGGAGAAAATTCTGAAAGTGATATTGAACCAGAGGATGATTCAATTGCATAA
- the LOC127064609 gene encoding uncharacterized protein LOC127064609 isoform X5 produces MLSEYNDIEEDEEVIFEGNDLYEHLSALGYVDFETATVSKPLLTSQKKSIYMDCSLSKEQLHTILSAKTLLDDHAYTINSYTQKYFPSTPWKKMLRNLLVNGTIIASSAYLIFCKHKKALNIIITFCILYFTGYRNYKNLQAHKELKQLVLLQNEFYDLCNKGLKILRHGYKVKINSRKVEQPFHDLMGERLIYLQPIMENLIKCMEDLCQIYHHIICIMTAQFPKHVFNQFVITTFEDNAFKIHGEINYEALKQLYYTYALMQSELLYLLAIAYDTKTWSLTCDKISKANLIYITYKLNKQLIKYKNKLSLCINSYYNCKVEPVQYNFKGPVASKWQDVYLHLNLTSNKIQQAYERIISMINDIDTCTDDTSTNNEMIEKMTQKMDEMYKQIDTARNFAEFSSLLITKIKYKNSKMSYTKQDTKIQNVNENLPVIIDTEPEILDEVFEEYIKEEYLKPLYEEDEEILLQEYKLDKLLAKNFMSELKEALIDKHRTMSERESKALQRMYRNVINSANDLGSNNLRSSIPIPPPMPSLASNSISLRNNDSINYDHNNIFPIESSNTSNTEIFHTQTSSVNNIVKNFKYDKDANNESIIEDNKDSTVFRSLSLKQFQNPVIQFGLNMPPQLLSMNEEMFIGSGENSESDIEPEDDSIA; encoded by the exons ATGTTAAGTGAATACAACGATattgaagaagatgaagaagtcATATTTGAG gGTAATGATTTGTATGAACATTTATCTGCATTGGGATATGTAGATTTTGAAACTGCAACAGTTTCTAAACCTTTACTAACATCACAAAAGAAATCTATCTATAtg GATTGCAGTTTATCCAAAGAACAATTGCACACTATTTTAAGTGCCAAAACACTTTTAGACGATCATGCATATACAATTAATAGTTATACACAAAAGTATTTTCCTTCTACACCATGGAA GAAAATGTTAAGGAATTTACTTGTTAATGGTACAATAATAGCTTCTTCTGCGTACTTAATATTCTGTAAACACAAAAAagctttaaatattataataacattttgtatattatatttcactGGTTATAGAAACTACAAAAATTTACAGGCacataaagaattaaaacaattagtattattacaaaatgaattttatgatttatgtaataaaggattaaaaattttgagaCATGGTTACAaggtaaaaattaattctaggAAAGTAGAGCAACCATTTCa TGATCTCATGGGAGAAAGATTAATATACCTACAACCAATaatggaaaatttaattaaatgtatgGAAGATCTTTGTCAAATTTACCatcatattatttgtattatgaCAGCACAATTTCCTAAACatgtttttaatcaatttgtaATAACAACATTTGAAGATAATGCGTTTAAAATACATGGAGAAATTAACTATGAAGCATTGAAG caattatattatacttatgcTCTTATGCAATCGGAACTATTATATCTACTGGCTATTGCATATGATACTAAAACGTGGTCTTTAACTTGTGATAAAATTTCCAAGGCAAACCtgatttatattacttataaattgaataaacaattgataaaatataagaataaattatctCTGTGTAtcaattcttattataattgtaaagtGGAACCagttcaatataattttaa gGGTCCAGTTGCATCAAAATGGCAAGACGTTTATTTACATTTGAATTTAACATCTAATAAGATTCAACAGGCATATGAACGTATAATATCAATGATTAATGATATTGATACGTGTACTGATGATACTTCAACCAATAAtgagatgatagaaaaaatgacGCAAAAAATGGATGAAATGTATAAGCAAATAGATACGGCTAGAAATTTCGCTGAATTTAGtagtttattaataacaaaaataaagtataaaaattcCAAAATGAGTTATACAAAACAAGATActaaaatacaaaatgtaaatgaaaactTGCCGGTAATAATTGATACAGAACCAGAAATACTTGATGAGGTGTttgaagaatatattaaagaagaatatttgaaaCCTTTgtatgaagaagatgaagagatCTTATTACAAGAATATAAATTGGACAAATTGTTGGCAAAGAATTTTATGAGTGAATTAAAGGAAGCTTTGATTGATAAGCATAGAACTATGTCAGAAAGAGAATCTAAAGCACTTCAACGTATGTACAGAAACGTAATAAATAGTGCAAATGATTTGGGGAGTAATAACTTAAGATCTTCAATACCTATACCACCTCCAATGCCTTCTTTGGCCAGTAATTCCATTTCGTTACGTAATAATGATTCCATTAATTACGATCACAATAACATTTTTCCCATAGAATCGTCAAATACATCGAATACCGAAATATTTCATACACAAACGTCAAgtgtaaataatatcgtaaaaaattttaaatatgataaagaTGCCAACAATGAATCAATAATTGAAGATAACAAAGATAGTACTGTCTTTAGATCATTGTCATTGAAACAGTTTCAAAATCCTGTTATACAATTTGGATTAAATATGCCTCCTCAATTGTTATCTATGAATGAAGAAATGTTTATAGGTAGTGGAGAAAATTCTGAAAGTGATATTGAACCAGAGGATGATTCAATTGCATAA
- the LOC127064609 gene encoding uncharacterized protein LOC127064609 isoform X1, translating into MLSEYNDIEEDEEVIFEGNDLYEHLSALGYVDFETATVSKPLLTSQKKSIYMNTDIINDIGRNIYRYILDLKSWITQDCSLSKEQLHTILSAKTLLDDHAYTINSYTQKYFPSTPWKYVFTFYHKYAYIYIISLCEQKFLFIDYRKMLRNLLVNGTIIASSAYLIFCKHKKALNIIITFCILYFTGYRNYKNLQAHKELKQLVLLQNEFYDLCNKGLKILRHGYKVKINSRKVEQPFHDLMGERLIYLQPIMENLIKCMEDLCQIYHHIICIMTAQFPKHVFNQFVITTFEDNAFKIHGEINYEALKQLYYTYALMQSELLYLLAIAYDTKTWSLTCDKISKANLIYITYKLNKQLIKYKNKLSLCINSYYNCKVEPVQYNFKGPVASKWQDVYLHLNLTSNKIQQAYERIISMINDIDTCTDDTSTNNEMIEKMTQKMDEMYKQIDTARNFAEFSSLLITKIKYKNSKMSYTKQDTKIQNVNENLPVIIDTEPEILDEVFEEYIKEEYLKPLYEEDEEILLQEYKLDKLLAKNFMSELKEALIDKHRTMSERESKALQRMYRNVINSANDLGSNNLRSSIPIPPPMPSLASNSISLRNNDSINYDHNNIFPIESSNTSNTEIFHTQTSSVNNIVKNFKYDKDANNESIIEDNKDSTVFRSLSLKQFQNPVIQFGLNMPPQLLSMNEEMFIGSGENSESDIEPEDDSIA; encoded by the exons ATGTTAAGTGAATACAACGATattgaagaagatgaagaagtcATATTTGAG gGTAATGATTTGTATGAACATTTATCTGCATTGGGATATGTAGATTTTGAAACTGCAACAGTTTCTAAACCTTTACTAACATCACAAAAGAAATCTATCTATAtg aatactGACATTATCAATGATATaggtagaaatatttatagatatatattagatttaaAATCATGGATAACACAg GATTGCAGTTTATCCAAAGAACAATTGCACACTATTTTAAGTGCCAAAACACTTTTAGACGATCATGCATATACAATTAATAGTTATACACAAAAGTATTTTCCTTCTACACCATGGAAGTATGTTTTTACTTTCTATCATAAGTatgcttacatatatattatatcattatgtgaacagaaatttttatttattgattacaGGAAAATGTTAAGGAATTTACTTGTTAATGGTACAATAATAGCTTCTTCTGCGTACTTAATATTCTGTAAACACAAAAAagctttaaatattataataacattttgtatattatatttcactGGTTATAGAAACTACAAAAATTTACAGGCacataaagaattaaaacaattagtattattacaaaatgaattttatgatttatgtaataaaggattaaaaattttgagaCATGGTTACAaggtaaaaattaattctaggAAAGTAGAGCAACCATTTCa TGATCTCATGGGAGAAAGATTAATATACCTACAACCAATaatggaaaatttaattaaatgtatgGAAGATCTTTGTCAAATTTACCatcatattatttgtattatgaCAGCACAATTTCCTAAACatgtttttaatcaatttgtaATAACAACATTTGAAGATAATGCGTTTAAAATACATGGAGAAATTAACTATGAAGCATTGAAG caattatattatacttatgcTCTTATGCAATCGGAACTATTATATCTACTGGCTATTGCATATGATACTAAAACGTGGTCTTTAACTTGTGATAAAATTTCCAAGGCAAACCtgatttatattacttataaattgaataaacaattgataaaatataagaataaattatctCTGTGTAtcaattcttattataattgtaaagtGGAACCagttcaatataattttaa gGGTCCAGTTGCATCAAAATGGCAAGACGTTTATTTACATTTGAATTTAACATCTAATAAGATTCAACAGGCATATGAACGTATAATATCAATGATTAATGATATTGATACGTGTACTGATGATACTTCAACCAATAAtgagatgatagaaaaaatgacGCAAAAAATGGATGAAATGTATAAGCAAATAGATACGGCTAGAAATTTCGCTGAATTTAGtagtttattaataacaaaaataaagtataaaaattcCAAAATGAGTTATACAAAACAAGATActaaaatacaaaatgtaaatgaaaactTGCCGGTAATAATTGATACAGAACCAGAAATACTTGATGAGGTGTttgaagaatatattaaagaagaatatttgaaaCCTTTgtatgaagaagatgaagagatCTTATTACAAGAATATAAATTGGACAAATTGTTGGCAAAGAATTTTATGAGTGAATTAAAGGAAGCTTTGATTGATAAGCATAGAACTATGTCAGAAAGAGAATCTAAAGCACTTCAACGTATGTACAGAAACGTAATAAATAGTGCAAATGATTTGGGGAGTAATAACTTAAGATCTTCAATACCTATACCACCTCCAATGCCTTCTTTGGCCAGTAATTCCATTTCGTTACGTAATAATGATTCCATTAATTACGATCACAATAACATTTTTCCCATAGAATCGTCAAATACATCGAATACCGAAATATTTCATACACAAACGTCAAgtgtaaataatatcgtaaaaaattttaaatatgataaagaTGCCAACAATGAATCAATAATTGAAGATAACAAAGATAGTACTGTCTTTAGATCATTGTCATTGAAACAGTTTCAAAATCCTGTTATACAATTTGGATTAAATATGCCTCCTCAATTGTTATCTATGAATGAAGAAATGTTTATAGGTAGTGGAGAAAATTCTGAAAGTGATATTGAACCAGAGGATGATTCAATTGCATAA
- the LOC127064609 gene encoding uncharacterized protein LOC127064609 isoform X4: MNTDIINDIGRNIYRYILDLKSWITQDCSLSKEQLHTILSAKTLLDDHAYTINSYTQKYFPSTPWKYVFTFYHKYAYIYIISLCEQKFLFIDYRKMLRNLLVNGTIIASSAYLIFCKHKKALNIIITFCILYFTGYRNYKNLQAHKELKQLVLLQNEFYDLCNKGLKILRHGYKVKINSRKVEQPFHDLMGERLIYLQPIMENLIKCMEDLCQIYHHIICIMTAQFPKHVFNQFVITTFEDNAFKIHGEINYEALKQLYYTYALMQSELLYLLAIAYDTKTWSLTCDKISKANLIYITYKLNKQLIKYKNKLSLCINSYYNCKVEPVQYNFKGPVASKWQDVYLHLNLTSNKIQQAYERIISMINDIDTCTDDTSTNNEMIEKMTQKMDEMYKQIDTARNFAEFSSLLITKIKYKNSKMSYTKQDTKIQNVNENLPVIIDTEPEILDEVFEEYIKEEYLKPLYEEDEEILLQEYKLDKLLAKNFMSELKEALIDKHRTMSERESKALQRMYRNVINSANDLGSNNLRSSIPIPPPMPSLASNSISLRNNDSINYDHNNIFPIESSNTSNTEIFHTQTSSVNNIVKNFKYDKDANNESIIEDNKDSTVFRSLSLKQFQNPVIQFGLNMPPQLLSMNEEMFIGSGENSESDIEPEDDSIA, from the exons Atg aatactGACATTATCAATGATATaggtagaaatatttatagatatatattagatttaaAATCATGGATAACACAg GATTGCAGTTTATCCAAAGAACAATTGCACACTATTTTAAGTGCCAAAACACTTTTAGACGATCATGCATATACAATTAATAGTTATACACAAAAGTATTTTCCTTCTACACCATGGAAGTATGTTTTTACTTTCTATCATAAGTatgcttacatatatattatatcattatgtgaacagaaatttttatttattgattacaGGAAAATGTTAAGGAATTTACTTGTTAATGGTACAATAATAGCTTCTTCTGCGTACTTAATATTCTGTAAACACAAAAAagctttaaatattataataacattttgtatattatatttcactGGTTATAGAAACTACAAAAATTTACAGGCacataaagaattaaaacaattagtattattacaaaatgaattttatgatttatgtaataaaggattaaaaattttgagaCATGGTTACAaggtaaaaattaattctaggAAAGTAGAGCAACCATTTCa TGATCTCATGGGAGAAAGATTAATATACCTACAACCAATaatggaaaatttaattaaatgtatgGAAGATCTTTGTCAAATTTACCatcatattatttgtattatgaCAGCACAATTTCCTAAACatgtttttaatcaatttgtaATAACAACATTTGAAGATAATGCGTTTAAAATACATGGAGAAATTAACTATGAAGCATTGAAG caattatattatacttatgcTCTTATGCAATCGGAACTATTATATCTACTGGCTATTGCATATGATACTAAAACGTGGTCTTTAACTTGTGATAAAATTTCCAAGGCAAACCtgatttatattacttataaattgaataaacaattgataaaatataagaataaattatctCTGTGTAtcaattcttattataattgtaaagtGGAACCagttcaatataattttaa gGGTCCAGTTGCATCAAAATGGCAAGACGTTTATTTACATTTGAATTTAACATCTAATAAGATTCAACAGGCATATGAACGTATAATATCAATGATTAATGATATTGATACGTGTACTGATGATACTTCAACCAATAAtgagatgatagaaaaaatgacGCAAAAAATGGATGAAATGTATAAGCAAATAGATACGGCTAGAAATTTCGCTGAATTTAGtagtttattaataacaaaaataaagtataaaaattcCAAAATGAGTTATACAAAACAAGATActaaaatacaaaatgtaaatgaaaactTGCCGGTAATAATTGATACAGAACCAGAAATACTTGATGAGGTGTttgaagaatatattaaagaagaatatttgaaaCCTTTgtatgaagaagatgaagagatCTTATTACAAGAATATAAATTGGACAAATTGTTGGCAAAGAATTTTATGAGTGAATTAAAGGAAGCTTTGATTGATAAGCATAGAACTATGTCAGAAAGAGAATCTAAAGCACTTCAACGTATGTACAGAAACGTAATAAATAGTGCAAATGATTTGGGGAGTAATAACTTAAGATCTTCAATACCTATACCACCTCCAATGCCTTCTTTGGCCAGTAATTCCATTTCGTTACGTAATAATGATTCCATTAATTACGATCACAATAACATTTTTCCCATAGAATCGTCAAATACATCGAATACCGAAATATTTCATACACAAACGTCAAgtgtaaataatatcgtaaaaaattttaaatatgataaagaTGCCAACAATGAATCAATAATTGAAGATAACAAAGATAGTACTGTCTTTAGATCATTGTCATTGAAACAGTTTCAAAATCCTGTTATACAATTTGGATTAAATATGCCTCCTCAATTGTTATCTATGAATGAAGAAATGTTTATAGGTAGTGGAGAAAATTCTGAAAGTGATATTGAACCAGAGGATGATTCAATTGCATAA